TCTGTAACAAGGAAATCAAGTTCAAAGCATTCTTGGACTACGCCTTAGAGTTAGGGGCCGACTACATCGCGACCGGACACTACGCGCAGTTAACGCGCGATGCCGAGGGGCACAACCATTTGCTGCGTGCCGTGGACCAGAACAAGGATCAGACCTACTTCTTGAGTCAGCTTTCCGCTGAGCAGTTGGACCGCGTGATGTTTCCAATCGGGGACCTTGTCAAGAAGACGCAGGTGCGTCAGATGGCCGAAGAGGCCGGCTTAGCGACGGCTAAGAAGCCCGATTCCATGGGCATCTGCTTCATCGGTGAGAAGGGGCACTTCAAGGACTTCTTGAACCACTACTTACCAGCTAAGCCCGGCAAGATGATGACCGTTGACGGTGAGGTCAAAGGTGAGCATGCTGGCCTGATGTACTACACGATCGGTCAGCGTCGTGGCTTAGGCATCGGTGGTGACGGAATCGATAACGAGCCATGGTTCGTTATCGGTAAGGATCTGAGCCAAAACATCCTGTACGTGGGCAAGGGTTACCACAACCCGCACCTGTACGCCACGCATCTGGCCGCTTCCGACATCCACTGGGTCAACACCATCGACCGGGGTCAGGACTTCCACTGTACGGCGAAGTTCCGTTACCGGCAGAAGGATACCGGCGTGACCGTTCATCTGAGCGATGATGGTCAGCAGGTCACCGTAGAATTCGACGATCCAGCCCGGGCGATTACCCCAGGGCAGGCCGTGGTCTTCTACGACGGCAACGAGTGCCTGGGTAGCGCCATTATCGACGCGGCTTACAACGAAGAGCGTCAGTTGCAATTAATCTAATCATTAAGCAGGGCCCGGAAGCAGGGCCCGGGACAGCACCCGGATTCTTAATAAGCAGAAAGAAAATTCTCGAAAATTGAGGTTTTTCTTTCTGTTTTTGTTTTTCTTTAGTTTCTCCGAATGAATGGGGGTGCACGCTTTGACGGGAAACGGGCTTTTTGGCCCAGTTACTTTGAAAACGTCGCGAAAACTGGCATAATATGTAGAGATTGCTTCACCAGAATTTTAAACGCAACGCGTAAGAGGACGTTGAAAGGACGCTTGTAATCATGAAACTATACTTTATTCGTCACGGAAAGACCCAGTGGAATCTGGAAGGGCGTTTCCAGGGGGCCGGGGGCGATTCCCCGCTGTTACCGGAAAGCTACCAGCAAATGGTCCAGGTGGGCCGCTACCTACGCGGCATTACCTTTACCCACGCCTATGCCAGTCCCATTAAACGGGCCCGGGTTACGGCCCAACACGTCATCCGCGAACTTCACCAGAAGGTGCCGTTGACCCTGATGAGTCGCCTAGAGGAATTTCATCTGGGGCGGATGGAGGGACAGACCTTTACGTCGATTCAGGAACGGTTTCCGGCGGAATTGGACGCCTTTCGCAACCATCCCGACCGCTATACCACGGCTGCGATTGGCGGGGAGACCTTCCAGCAGGTGATCGACCGGATGACCCCGGCGATTCAGACCATCGTGGCCAACAACCCCCGGCCACAAGACAACGTGTTGATCGTGGGGCACGGGGCGGCGTTAAACGCCGAGATCAACGCCTTACTGGCGACGCCCTTGGCCGACTTACGTAAGCGCGGTGGGATTCGTAACACCAGCGTCACGGTCCTCGAGACCAGTGACGGGCAACACTTTGACCTGTTGGACTGGAACAACACCAGCTTTCTGACGGCCGCCGCAACGCCAACCGATACGATTTAGACGAGGTGATCACATGACAGAACCCACTTCCGCCGGCCGAGCAGCGGATAAACAACGCTCAGAAAAATTAGTCCACCAATTAGTGCAACAGATTACCCAGGAACCCGGGAAGTTCGAGCCCTACTATGAGTTAGCGACCGTGCTGGTCGATCTGAATTCGTACGCCCAGGCCGAAGAACTCTTGATGAAGGCCCTGGGGCTCTTTGCCGCCCAGCCGGCCGCCGTGGAGCGATTGCATTACGGACTAGGTAACGTGTATTACGCGGCCCAAGACTACCCTAAGGCCATCGCCCAGTTTGACCAGTTGGGCGACCAACTCAAGGGGGCCGGCTACTTGATGATTGCTCAGAGCCACATGGCGAATGGCGACCATAAGCGGGCCTTGGCCTTTGCGTTGACCGCCCTGACCAGTCAGCCTAAAGACGTGGCGACCTTGCAAGTGGTGGCCGAAAACCTGTTGGCTTTGGGGAACATGGCCCAAGCGGCGCAGTATTACGACCAGGTCTTAGCCCTCGATGCGAAGAACGGGCGGGCCACGTTTGATCGAGGATTAGTGGCCATGGTGCAAGGTGAGCCTTACGCGCAGTATTTTAAGCGGGCTCAACACCTCGACCCGGCTTATTATGCACAGGGGCAAAAGAAATTGGCCGACATTGAAACTTTCATTCAAACGCAGCACAAGCAAAAGAAGGAGTAATCAGGCATGGCAACCGAATCTTTGGACTTACTCGCGACCGATAACGGCCACCAAGCCGATTACGTGGTGGGGACGGTGAGTGCGGTCTTCTTTGCCAGCCAGGATAGTTTTTATAAAGTCATGCTGGTTAAGATCAGTGAGACCAGTTTAGACTGGCACGAAGACGAGATTGTGGTCACCGGCAACTTTGCGGATATCAAGGACGACGTGGCCTACCGGTTCACCGGTAAGCGAGTGGAACACCCTAAGTACGGGGTCCAGTTCCAGGCAGACAACTATCAAAACGAAACGCCGACTTCCCGGAACGGGGTCATTGCTTATTTGAGTGGCGATGATTTTCCCGGTGTCGGCAAAAAGACCGCCGAACGGGTGGTGGACGCCCTGGGCAACGACGCTATTGAGGCCATCCTAAACGATCACACGGTGCTGGAGACGTTGGGGCTGTCGCCGAAGGTCACCCAGACGTTGATCGATAACCTCCAGGCCAATAACGGCATGGAGCAGATCATCATTGGGTTAAATGGCTACGGTTTTGGGAGTACCTTGGCCGCCGCCATTTATAACCACTACCAGGAAAAAACGCTCGACGTGATTCATGAGAATCCTTACCGGTTAGCCGAGGACATCGCCGGGGTGAGTTTCAAGCGGGCCGATCAGATTGCCACGCAGCTGGGGTACGCTCCGGACCGCCCCGAACGATTACGCGCCGGCATCTTGCAGACACTACGGGATTTGTCCGTGGCCAACGGGGACACCTATACCACGGCCAAGCCCTTGTTGACTAATGCGTTGGGCTTGTTGGAAAACAGCCGTAACGTGCGGTTGAACCCGCAGGACCTGGCGACCCAGTTACTGGAACTGGCCAAGCAGCAGAAGGTCGTGGGCGACGACCAGCGCATCTACTTAAAACCGTTGTACGACGACGAATGGCAAATTGCCGAACACCTCAACCGGCTCTTACAAGCCGACGACGATCCGGCGGCCAAGTTCAATGACGAGGCTATTCAAAAACAATTACGCATCGTCGAAAAACAAACGGACATCACCTACGACGACTCCCAGACCGCAGCGCTGACCGCGGCGATTCGGGCCAAGGTCCTATTACTGACCGGGGGACCGGGGACCGGAAAGACCACGATCATTCGCGGTTTGGTCCAGTTATATGCCCGGCTACACGAGCTTTCTTTAGACCTTAACGAGTACAAGGAACGGCCGTTTCCGATCCTGTTAGCGGCCCCGACTGGTCGAGCCGCTAAGCGGATGAGTGAGACCACCGGCCTGCCCGCCAGTACGATTCACCGCTTATTGGGATTGACTGGTCGCGAAGCCGACATCGAAGACGCCACCACCAAGGATTTAGAGGGCGGTTTACTGATCATCGACGAGGTGTCAATGGTTGACGTGTCACTGATGAAGGTTCTGTTACGGGCCGTGCCGGTGGGCATGCAGGTGATTTTTGTGGGGGATAAGGATCAGCTGCCTTCCGTGGGGCCGGGCCAGGTCTTTCACGACCTCTTAGCGAGCGATCAGCTGACCAAGATTCAACTAGATACCATTTACCGGCAGGGGGACGGGTCTTCGATCATTCCGTTGGCCCACGCCATTAAGAACGGGCAACTGCCCGCCAACTTCACGCAAAATCAACCGGACCGGTCGTTTATTGCCTGTCATGCCAATCAGGTAGCCGACGTGATCGACCAGATTGTGGGGAAGGCTCACCAGAAGGGCTTTAGCGCCGCCGATATTCAGGTGCTGGCCCCGATGTACCGGGGGACGGCTGGCATCGACCGGCTTAACGACATCTTGCAGGGAATTTTGAACCCCAAGAAGAGTGAACGCACCAAGGAAGTCGAGTTTCGTCACCAGCGTTTTCGGATCGGTGACAAGGTCTTACACCTAGTCAATAGTCCCGAAAATAACGTGTTTAACGGCGACATTGGGACCATCACCGGGATTGACCTGGCTAGTGATAAGCACAGCAAGGTTAAAAGCGATCAGCTGACGATTGCCTTTGAACAAACCGAGGTTACTTATGCCCGGAACGACTGGATTCGCTTGACCTTGGCCTACTGCATGTCAATTCACAAAGCTCAGGGTTCCGAATTTAAGCTGGTCATCTTGCCGATGGTCAGTCAGTACAGTCGAATGCTCCAGCGTAACCTGCTATATACGGCGGTGACCCGAGCGGCACAGATGTTGATTCTAGTGGGCGAACCCCAGGCCTTTACGGCGTGCGTGGAGAACTTGTCGGTCAACCGGCACACCACGTTGACCCAACGCATCCAGGCGGTCTTGGCCCCGGATGCCCCGCAAACGCC
Above is a window of Levilactobacillus zymae DNA encoding:
- a CDS encoding ATP-dependent RecD-like DNA helicase yields the protein MATESLDLLATDNGHQADYVVGTVSAVFFASQDSFYKVMLVKISETSLDWHEDEIVVTGNFADIKDDVAYRFTGKRVEHPKYGVQFQADNYQNETPTSRNGVIAYLSGDDFPGVGKKTAERVVDALGNDAIEAILNDHTVLETLGLSPKVTQTLIDNLQANNGMEQIIIGLNGYGFGSTLAAAIYNHYQEKTLDVIHENPYRLAEDIAGVSFKRADQIATQLGYAPDRPERLRAGILQTLRDLSVANGDTYTTAKPLLTNALGLLENSRNVRLNPQDLATQLLELAKQQKVVGDDQRIYLKPLYDDEWQIAEHLNRLLQADDDPAAKFNDEAIQKQLRIVEKQTDITYDDSQTAALTAAIRAKVLLLTGGPGTGKTTIIRGLVQLYARLHELSLDLNEYKERPFPILLAAPTGRAAKRMSETTGLPASTIHRLLGLTGREADIEDATTKDLEGGLLIIDEVSMVDVSLMKVLLRAVPVGMQVIFVGDKDQLPSVGPGQVFHDLLASDQLTKIQLDTIYRQGDGSSIIPLAHAIKNGQLPANFTQNQPDRSFIACHANQVADVIDQIVGKAHQKGFSAADIQVLAPMYRGTAGIDRLNDILQGILNPKKSERTKEVEFRHQRFRIGDKVLHLVNSPENNVFNGDIGTITGIDLASDKHSKVKSDQLTIAFEQTEVTYARNDWIRLTLAYCMSIHKAQGSEFKLVILPMVSQYSRMLQRNLLYTAVTRAAQMLILVGEPQAFTACVENLSVNRHTTLTQRIQAVLAPDAPQTPTAGEAPTSNAPTPSATAAKASVEQSPAPAAQPTTPPDYRLTPELAAAGQIDPMIGMQGITPQQFMPRA
- a CDS encoding histidine phosphatase family protein, which codes for MMKLYFIRHGKTQWNLEGRFQGAGGDSPLLPESYQQMVQVGRYLRGITFTHAYASPIKRARVTAQHVIRELHQKVPLTLMSRLEEFHLGRMEGQTFTSIQERFPAELDAFRNHPDRYTTAAIGGETFQQVIDRMTPAIQTIVANNPRPQDNVLIVGHGAALNAEINALLATPLADLRKRGGIRNTSVTVLETSDGQHFDLLDWNNTSFLTAAATPTDTI
- the mnmA gene encoding tRNA 2-thiouridine(34) synthase MnmA, with protein sequence MQDNSQTRVVVGMSGGVDSSVVALRLKQQGYDVVGVFMKNWDDTDENGVCTATEDYKDVAKVAAKIGIPYYSVNFEKEYWDRVFTYFLDEYKKGRTPNPDVICNKEIKFKAFLDYALELGADYIATGHYAQLTRDAEGHNHLLRAVDQNKDQTYFLSQLSAEQLDRVMFPIGDLVKKTQVRQMAEEAGLATAKKPDSMGICFIGEKGHFKDFLNHYLPAKPGKMMTVDGEVKGEHAGLMYYTIGQRRGLGIGGDGIDNEPWFVIGKDLSQNILYVGKGYHNPHLYATHLAASDIHWVNTIDRGQDFHCTAKFRYRQKDTGVTVHLSDDGQQVTVEFDDPARAITPGQAVVFYDGNECLGSAIIDAAYNEERQLQLI
- a CDS encoding tetratricopeptide repeat protein, coding for MTEPTSAGRAADKQRSEKLVHQLVQQITQEPGKFEPYYELATVLVDLNSYAQAEELLMKALGLFAAQPAAVERLHYGLGNVYYAAQDYPKAIAQFDQLGDQLKGAGYLMIAQSHMANGDHKRALAFALTALTSQPKDVATLQVVAENLLALGNMAQAAQYYDQVLALDAKNGRATFDRGLVAMVQGEPYAQYFKRAQHLDPAYYAQGQKKLADIETFIQTQHKQKKE